GCCGCTGCTGCGCGACGTCGCCGGGCGCGACGTGGTGCCCGTGCTCGCCCGCCAGGCCGCCCTCCTGCGCGACGAGGCCGACCTCCTGGACGACCTGGCGGCCGGCGTCGACCCGTGCGACGCCCGCGCGCTGGCCGCCCTCCCGGCCGCGGTGGCGCGGCGGGCCGTGCGCCGGCTGCTCGGCGGCGACCACCCGCCCGGATCGGCGTCGGTCGAGCGGGTCCTCGCCGTGGCCCGGGGCGAGGCGGCCGCCTGCGAGGTGGAGGGCGGGCGGCGGGTGCGCCGGTCGGCCGGCCGCCTGAGCGTCGAGGGGTGACGGGCCGGCACCCGTCCCCTCGCCGGTGCCGGGGGCGCGCGGGATAGCTTCGGCAGCCGTGGCCGCCGACCCTTCGCACCCCGCCGACCCGAACCTCGGCCCGGTGGTCGTCTCCGAGGAGGACCTCCAGGCCCGCATCCGCGCCCTGGGCGCGCAGCTCACGGCCGACTACGAGGGCCGGGCGCCGCTGCTCGTCGGCGTGCTGAAGGGCGCCTTCGTGTTCATGAGCGACCTGGCCCGGGTCGTCCGCCTGCCCATCGAGTTCGACTTCATGGCCGTGGCGTCCTACGGCAGCGCCACCAAGACCAGCGGCGTCGTCCGCATCGTCAAGGACCTCGACCTCGACCTCAGTGGCCGCCACGTCCTGCTGGTGGAGGACATCGTGGACAGCGGGCTCACCCTGTCGTACCTCCGCCGCAACCTCGAGGCCCGTCAGCCGGCGAGCCTCGAGGTGTGCGCCCTGCTGGTGAAGGACGGCCTCCAGCGCTCAGACCCGCAGCTCAAGTACGTCGGCTTCACCATCCCGCCCGAGTTCGTCGTCGGGTACGGGCTGGACGTGGCCGAGCGCTACCGCAACCTCCCGTACGTCTGCGCCTACGTGGGCACCCAGACGGGCACGGGTAGCCTGAGGTGACCGTGAAGAAGACGCTGCGTCACCCCGTGCTGTGGGTCGTCCTCGCCGTGGCGCTGCTCGTCGCCGCGTCCAGCCTCCTCGGTGGGGGCGACGACCGCGAGAAGATCCCGCTGAGCCGCCTCCAGGCCCTGACGGCCGAGGAGAAGGTGGCCACGGCGGAGATCGTCGGCGAGGGCAAGGTCCGGGGCGAGCTGAAGGACGGGACCAAGTACGAGACCAGGTTCCCGGCCGAGTACGCCGACGAGCTGACGGTCCGCCTGCTCGACTCCGACGTGGACGTCGACTCCAAGGACGCCGGCCAGAACATCTGGTTCGCCCTCCTCATCAACTTCCTGCCCATCATCCTGCTGTTCGGCGGCTTCTTGTTCATCATCAACTCGATGCAGGGCGGCGGCTCCAAGGTCATGCAGTTCGGCCGGGCCAAGCCCAAGGTGATG
The sequence above is drawn from the Acidimicrobiales bacterium genome and encodes:
- the hpt gene encoding hypoxanthine phosphoribosyltransferase, which codes for MAADPSHPADPNLGPVVVSEEDLQARIRALGAQLTADYEGRAPLLVGVLKGAFVFMSDLARVVRLPIEFDFMAVASYGSATKTSGVVRIVKDLDLDLSGRHVLLVEDIVDSGLTLSYLRRNLEARQPASLEVCALLVKDGLQRSDPQLKYVGFTIPPEFVVGYGLDVAERYRNLPYVCAYVGTQTGTGSLR